The genomic region TCCAGCACGGAGGCGACGGAATCGGGACGCCCCAGGCGCAGCAGGCCCGAGAGCAGGGAGAGGACGGCCGGACCGGCCCGTCGGCAGCGGTCCCAGGCGCAATGGTGGTCGGCGGTCGAATGCATCTCCGGGATCAGAACACTCCAGCCCGCCCGGAGGAGCCGAGCAGGCGCAGTCGGTTGCGGACACAGCTGGTGAGCGCATCCACCCCGCTTTCCAGGGCGGCGAGGCTGCACCCCCGCCCGGAATCCATATCCCGGCATACGGCCAGGGTAAAGGCTGAAAACAGCTCGGTATGCACGTTGACCTTGCGGACGCCCGAGCGCACGGCCTGGAGCAGTCCCGCCTCGCCCAGGGTGCTGCCGTTGTGCAGGGCCAGGGGCACGGGCAATACCTGGACCAGTTCCCGCAACAACGGCTCCACGGCCACGCCGCGCGGGGGCAGGGTCACGGCCAGGCTGTCCACGCCGGTCTCGCGGACGAAGCGCCCGAGTGTCGGGATGTCCGCCGGCTCCTTCAGGGGGACCGCCTCGCCCTCGATGACCGCGCCGCCCTCATGGGCCAGGTGGGCGGCTTTCTGGGTCAGGGCGATGTTTTCCTCCAGGGGCAGGGCCGACCCGTC from Desulfovibrio aminophilus harbors:
- a CDS encoding class II fructose-bisphosphate aldolase; the protein is MPRANVMSLLSKKASGCWAVGCFAIHNLEFIRAVLGAAECEGAPVILSLDAEDSSLRGLEVLAAAAQCAASRASIPVAVHLNHAKRFDFLLEALDAGLDSVMFDGSALPLEENIALTQKAAHLAHEGGAVIEGEAVPLKEPADIPTLGRFVRETGVDSLAVTLPPRGVAVEPLLRELVQVLPVPLALHNGSTLGEAGLLQAVRSGVRKVNVHTELFSAFTLAVCRDMDSGRGCSLAALESGVDALTSCVRNRLRLLGSSGRAGVF